From one Humulus lupulus chromosome 8, drHumLupu1.1, whole genome shotgun sequence genomic stretch:
- the LOC133798175 gene encoding protein PLASTID MOVEMENT IMPAIRED 1-like, producing MADESTGGRASNTQLLEELEALSQSLYQSHTAAVTRRTASLVLPRSSVPPISSNDEIVPSAGVAAKTEAVRANNKPRRRLSLSPWRSRPKLDDGGDQTESQPARGSNQREFKKLEEKTNSEEKKGLWNWKPIRALSHIGMQKLSCLFSVEVVTAQNLPASMNGLRLSVCVRKKETKDGSVQTMPSRVSQGAADFEETLFVRCNVYCSHGSGKQLKFEPRPFWIYALAVDAPELDFGRSSVDLRELIQESIDKSHEGARVRQWDTSFSLSGKAKGGELVLKLGFQIMEKDGGIGIYSQAEDHKNKSKNLSSTSFARKQSKTSFSVPSPKLSSRKEAWTPSQIGTTPADLHGIDDLNLDEPAPVPSTSTSTTENKPKEPETKAEDLDLPDFEVVDKGIEFQENKKDEEEEDEEGKEKDSVKSFGERSAGNEVVKEIVHDQVHTTRLTELDSIAQQIKALESMMGDDKPSHKDEETESQRLDEDEDKVTREFLQMLEAEETNEYKFKGADIPAMQLEGAEESAEGASSKAYLPDLGKNLGCIIQTRDGGYLAAMNPLDTEISRKETPKLAMQISRPFVIPLNEPLSGFELFQTMAAMELDELNSQIQDLMSMDELMGKTAEQVAFEGIASAIIHGRNKEGASSTAARTVAGVKIMATAMNSGRKERISTGIWNLSENSMTPEEILAFSLQKIEVMAIEALKIQAEMAEEEAPFDVSPLIIPNTNRTHPISSSVPLENYSRSSKGSETLTMAVGIQLRDPIRRYETVGGPMIALIYANPASEEEEEEEEEKRFKLTSLHVGGVKVRSRGKRSVWDSEKQRLTGMQWLVSYGIGKAGKKTKQSASSKGQDLFWSISSRVMADMWLKSIRNPDVKFTKS from the coding sequence ATGGCAGACGAAAGTACGGGAGGGCGGGCTTCCAATACCCAGCTACTAGAGGAGCTCGAAGCACTCAGTCAATCCCTCTACCAATCCCACACTGCTGCTGTCACTCGAAGAACAGCCTCCCTTGTCCTTCCTCGAAGCTCAGTCCCTCCGATATCATCCAATGATGAGATCGTCCCCAGTGCTGGAGTTGCAGCCAAAACTGAGGCAGTTAGGGCCAACAATAAACCTCGCAGACGCCTGTCTTTGTCCCCATGGCGGTCTCGTCCAAAGCTGGATGACGGAGGTGATCAGACAGAGAGTCAGCCAGCTAGGGGATCGAATCAGAGAGAATTCAAGAAGTTGGAAGAGAAAACTAATTCGGAAGAGAAGAAGGGGCTTTGGAACTGGAAACCAATTCGTGCACTTTCCCATATTGGAATGCAGAAACTAAGTTGTTTGTTTTCTGTAGAAGTAGTCACAGCCCAAAATCTTCCAGCTTCAATGAATGGTCTCCGGCTCTCTGTATGTGTTAGAAAGAAGGAAACCAAAGATGGGTCAGTTCAAACAATGCCATCGAGGGTCTCACAGGGGGCTGCTGATTTCGAAGAGACCTTGTTCGTTAGGTGCAATGTTTATTGCAGCCATGGTAGTGGAAAGCAACTCAAGTTCGAGCCTCGTCCGTTTTGGATATATGCATTAGCAGTTGATGCACCAGAGCTTGATTTCGGTCGTAGTTCCGTGGATTTAAGGGAACTGATTCAAGAATCTATTGATAAGAGCCACGAAGGAGCTCGAGTTCGGCAATGGGATACAAGTTTCAGTCTTTCGGGAAAGGCGAAAGGAGGCGAGCTTGTACTGAAACTTGGGTTTCAGATCATGGAGAAGGACGGAGGAATTGGGATTTACAGTCAAGCTGAGGACCATAAGAACAAGTCTAAGAACTTGTCATCCACTTCATTTGCCCGAAAGCAATCGAAGACGTCGTTTAGCGTTCCGAGTCCAAAATTATCAAGCAGAAAAGAAGCTTGGACGCCTTCACAGATTGGAACTACACCTGCTGATCTTCATGGCATTGATGACTTGAACCTTGATGAGCCAGCTCCAGTCCCATCAACATCAACATCAACAACTGAGAATAAGCCAAAAGAACCAGAAACCAAAGCAGAAGACCTTGATCTTCCAGATTTCGAAGTGGTTGATAAGGGAATTGAATTCCAAGAGAATAAAAAGGATGAGGAGGAGGAAGATGAAGAAGGAAAGGAAAAAGATTCAGTGAAGTCCTTTGGAGAAAGATCAGCTGGAAATGAAGTTGTAAAGGAAATTGTTCATGATCAAGTTCATACTACAAGATTGACAGAGTTAGATTCTATTGCTCAGCAAATAAAAGCTCTTGAATCCATGATGGGTGACGATAAACCATCGCACAAAGATGAAGAAACTGAGTCACAGAGATTAGACGAAGACGAAGATAAGGTGACAAGGGAATTTCTTCAAATGCTTGAGGCGGAAGAAACCAATGAATATAAATTCAAGGGAGCAGATATTCCTGCTATGCAACTGGAAGGAGCAGAGGAATCTGCAGAAGGTGCATCATCGAAAGCTTACCTCCCGGACCTTGGGAAGAACTTGGGCTGTATAATCCAAACCAGAGATGGCGGATACTTGGCCGCCATGAATCCTCTAGATACTGAAATATCAAGGAAGGAGACCCCTAAATTGGCTATGCAAATCTCGAGACCGTTTGTGATTCCGTTGAATGAGCCCTTGAGTGGGTTCGAGCTGTTTCAAACAATGGCAGCCATGGAGCTCGACGAACTAAATTCGCAAATTCAGGACTTGATGTCCATGGACGAACTGATGGGTAAAACTGCTGAACAGGTGGCGTTCGAAGGCATAGCTTCAGCGATCATCCATGGTAGGAACAAAGAAGGCGCAAGCTCGACCGCGGCTCGGACTGTTGCAGGGGTGAAAATAATGGCGACAGCGATGAATTCAGGCCGAAAAGAGAGGATCTCGACGGGAATTTGGAACCTAAGCGAGAATTCAATGACACCAGAGGAGATCCTCGCGTTCTCGCTGCAGAAAATAGAGGTCATGGCGATCGAAGCTCTGAAAATCCAAGCGGAAATGGCAGAAGAAGAAGCCCCATTCGACGTTTCACCACTGATCATTCCGAACACCAATCGCACTCATCCCATTTCTTCTTCCGTTCCATTGGAGAATTACAGTAGGAGCTCCAAAGGCTCAGAAACCCTGACAATGGCGGTGGGGATTCAACTGAGGGATCCCATTAGGCGATACGAGACAGTGGGAGGACCCATGATAGCTCTAATCTACGCGAACCCAGCTtcagaggaggaggaggaagaggaagaagaaaagagattcaAGTTGACAAGCCTCCATGTGGGAGGGGTGAAGGTGAGAAGTAGAGGAAAGAGAAGCGTTTGGGACAGTGAGAAGCAGAGACTGACAGGGATGCAGTGGCTGGTGTCGTACGGAATAGGAAAAGCAGGGAAGAAGACGAAGCAGAGTGCGTCGTCCAAAGGTCAAGACCTCTTCTGGAGCATCTCTTCTCGTGTTATGGCCGATATGTGGCTCAAGTCCATTAGAAATCCAGATGTTAAATTTACCAAGTCATGA